ATGATCTCATTCTCAACAGGATATATGTAAACATCTAAAATAACTGGCTTTGAGTCGTGTTTTCCTCCTTGAGCAAGCTCGAATACACAAATATCGAACTCCTCCAAATCATTATCCATTGCAAAATCATCCCAACCTGACTGAATCACCAGTCCTTCCATTCTGCAACGAATTGAGGCCGACCACGTTCTTCCACTTGAAGGGATTCTCAGAGTAATCGTCTCAGAtttcttcttcatgttcttTTGTGCCCATTCCTTTGGGAGTTTCTGGTATTCAACAAACAAGATTAACCAAAATAAGCACAGGACTATTAGCTAAGGCTTTTGCTAGTATATTATATGGTACTAATGTGAATATGCAGAGATAAATCAACAGTTGTGGCATGAACATTACACAATTACTTCAGCTAATGTTATTATAAACAGAAAGGACTTAACTTGTATATACTTGCGATGCAAAGAATATTTACGCTATCCTGTATTGTATTCTAATTTATTGTTGTCAGAGGCAGATTcaagatttgaattttatggGTTCTCTGCTTCTCGCAACCTCATTGCAACCAAACCCCTAATCCATTTATGCTATTACATTCACAAATCATTAAATGtacatatatatcaaatttttcAACATATATAAGAGGATCTAAGTTAAGGCTACTAGTTTGAACTTTAGAAAATACCAGTTGACCCATGTAGACATGTGTGGGCTGCATTGTCATCAGAAGAGAAGGCACGGAAGATGTGTGTCTTGAGGCCAGTTGATGAACtttcatcttctctttctccGGAACCCGGCGTCTGTTTGAGAACATAGGCCTTTTTTCCTCTGAACTAACAATTTTCCCAAATCAGAATCCAACAATGTAGATAAACTTCAAAGAATAAAAGTGCAGCTGAAAGAAGAGGTAAGTAAAACTTAACCAGGTTCAACATTTTTCTTGCGAGACGAAATAGGTGTACACTTCCTTTTCCTATTGTCCTGCTTGGCTACcaagattttcttcattttcttcccTTTACTAGACTGAAGTGACTGGAACTGATACTGTTTTCCACGCGACGATTTGCGCCCTCTCGTAGGCTCTTGTATATTTTCCTCCTCATCCGTATCATCATCATTTGAAGTTTCATCTTCACTACTCTGTTGCTCAGTTGTATGTTCATCTGTTACTTCATCTGGATGTTTACAAGGGTTCCTATTTTTCTTGACAAAGAAAGTAGTCTCTTTTTCACAAGCACTTGCATCAAAAATCATGACATCAAAAGCTGAAAAACCATCCATTTTGAACACCAACATATCAGCATCTTCCAAGCAATGATCTTTGACAAATACTTCCCAGCCATTACAGAAAACATAATCATCCTCCTCTGTTCTAACAACTTCAACTAACCATGTATTGCCACTTGGACCTGTTAGAATCTTCTGGCCTAACAGTTTGTGACTGTTCTTAAAACAAGTCACAAACTTTTGTGGAATGCGCTGCATTAAAGAATTCAAATGTATCAGCTATAAATTCTTAAGTagatcaaaatttaagaaatctGAGAGAACTTACCAATCTACGCCTGAAATCATTGATCATTATCTTGAAAAACTTGTGTTGTTTGTCAAACTCTTCCCAGTACTTTTGTTTCTCAAGAACTTTGCATCTTTCACAGATGGTAGCCATTCTCTTTCAACAAATTTTTTGAGtaagaaaaaatgttttgaaGGATATGAGAGTTAAAATTAATGGACCACTATTTAGGGGGTGTTTGTTGGTAGAATCATTTTTACGTCTCATACTAATAAGCTACCATTTCTAGTTTATGTTGAAATCTCTTTACAGCTTTGCAGAGCCCAGTATTGCCTTAAGAGTACAAAGAGTCAAACATGGCTCGAATTAGAAACTGGCACTTCATATGAAAGGAACTTATTTTGTTCCTTATTTCATAAGGGGAGCACCATTTCAGAATTTGCCATATGATACAAATGGAAATTCAGAGTTTTCATCTCTGATTTTATCTTTTGCCTTATGAGGAAGTATTAGATGGCTTTGATCATAAAGAGGGGTTAAAGTTTTCACattatactttaattttaatgCCAATAGTACTCATCTTCGTAAAGAAGATTTTGACGTGTTAAGCAATAACACTGGTTTAAATTAGTCTCTTCTTGGCTATAATAGGTGAACAGATCAGTTGCAGTGAGACTAGCAATTCTTGGCTATATGTGATTGGATCAAAACAAATTAACTTAAGGGCCATTTTGGATATGATTTAAAGTCAGAAATTTTATTTGGacatacaattttttaatttcttaagttGGTATTTCTTTTCTCATAAAAATGAAAACCTCGCAATTtatgaaaattatcaaaaatttaattagCAAGCATTTTCCACTCTAATTTGATTAAATACTATATTCTACAATTTCATCACCATCACCGAGGGCTACATACTACAGTATATTACAAAAAATTGCCAagaaaaagttatatatttcttgttCTTTAATTGCACAAAAGAACCTACCAGATTAGCCATTTACAAGCCTATTCTgttaaaataagtgattttaCTCATCCATTGGCAAACGCCTCAGTCATCTGGTCGTCAACTCTGCTTTGTTCTCTTCTTTTACCAACATATCAATATCTACAAGTAACACATCTTATGGACAtaacttttctttcaaaaaagaataCTTTTGAAGCTCTCATGTGTTCAAGGTGAGAAAGAACTTGCATCAGTGCTATAAAATGAGTACTCACTCAAGCTGAAGTTTAACCGCTCTTCGTCCCACTTGATTATCTCCCTTGCATACTTGAGCGATTCATCCACCGTTTTTGGCTCTAAACCTTTCACTAGTGAAACATACAGCTTCTTGTTAGTGAGAGAAGAAAAGAGCCTCTTGAATTTTACTGCAACATGATGAAATGCCAACTGGCCCACAGAGGGGCTATGGTTGATGCTGCTGGAGTTGCTATTGGAGCGATGACGACTTACGAGCGGATGAAAATCGTCAAACCATTCACATTTAGTCAAAGGAACACGTTCTAACTTCTCCTCAAACGAATCAAACTTATTTAGTAAGACAAGAAAGTCCATCTGATCAAAGGTTGGATGAGTCGCGATGCTCTCGAAAAGTTTCTTGGTTAATAGCATCTTGTTCACTTTCTCCCCAGTTTCATCAACAACATATTCATCATAATCACTCAAGGCAACACAGAAAATAACCACACGAACATCTTCAAACATCTCAATCCACTTGCAATTTTCAATGAACCCCCTTGCCTGTACTCTTATCAGCTGAAATCTGAGTaccaggaaaaaaaaaatgttttaacaaTGCCTCTACGTAGTCTGTAAATGACAGGGGTTATAATAACTTTATTTCACCCTATTTTCATTTATGAGGATCCTAAAATCAACTATCTGCATAGAAGGGTTCTTAAACACAGACAAATAGAAAAATCAGGAGGATTAGCTACGTGAGAATCCCAGCCCAATGGTTGACTTTCAGTTCTCATATCAAATACTTCTAATGGACCCAAGATTGTTGCACCAGCCATGAGATggatcccttttttttttacaaggtAAAAGTACCATGAGATGGATCTCTTTTCCAGTGTAAATGAAATGTGTTTACTATGTTGCACTCCATTCTTGGCTATGATGCTTGGAACCTTCCAAAATGACTGGCCAGGAGCGTGTCGGATACTCCAAAGGTTATGTTTCTTTGGAGGATCCGAGCTACATAGATTCTAGGTCATTCCACACTAGTAAGAGAGTAGTAAGTCAATGAGGCAAAACTCAAAAGTGCTTCCCCATCAAAGGCAGTGCAAGGGTGATAAACCAGATGTTAAGTTTTACTTATCAAAATTATTCCACTTTTCtgtcaaaaagaaaagtttggGTAATTAGCATTTACAAACCTGAGCACGGAATTAGGGTGATCACTGCTGTCAAGATTATCATAATCTTCTGAATCTGGGAATGAAAAGTCCACACACGAAAGTCCATTGGAAGAAGTAACACCCTCAGCATATAAGATATCCACGTCTGAAGGTTCATAGTctgtttttaaaatatcaacTGCCTGAAATATTTAAACAATAGATGCAGAGATATTTAGCAACAAAATGAAAGATCCTTCCCATCATCTGTAGGAATCAACAAGGAACTCGCAGTTGCATAACCCAACCAAATGCTACTATGTCATCACAAGGTATATTCAAAACTTGGAACAAACAAACAATTAATTCAGTGTCAACCCAATTTAGTTCACTAAAGTACCATAAAAGATAGTAAGAAGCTATACTGCCAGAAAACTTCAAAAACACACCAATTTCAGTTGTTAGCACGGAACCTTAGGTATACACCACTTGggcatattttttattaatccaaaacaaAGAAGCTTCACTTTTCTATTAGGCATACATCTCTCACGGCAGAAATAAATTCAGCTCACCAGACCCTAATAGTTTGGACAGCATAGGTGGAGCACAAatgtgaaaattgaaatgaaggAGTTGAAATAGCTGTAGGCTTTGACCCATAAAAAGAAGAATCTAAGACGCAACCCGCACATTCTTCAACCTTCAAATATCGATTGCAAGCAATTATGCATAAATGTGACGTTATCAACCTGTGCAAATTGACCACACGAAATTTTCTTACCCGCTCTAGGAAATAACAAGACATGTCATGAAGCATTTCCAGTTCACTTCTTCGCTTATAAGTTGCCTGGATGGCTGCATCATTCCACAACTCCTCAATTAAAGGAGCATACTCCCGTGTTGCAGCTGGGAAAACGGCTTCTAGATTACCCGTGGCCATTATTTTGAGAAGCCAATCTGAGAATGCTTTCAGTCTACGAGGTATGGAATATACTGTTTTCTTTTCAATCCCAGTGTTATCACCTGATATCATAAGCTACAATTGTTACTTCAGAGGTATATTGAAAGAAATTCAGGTTCACCAAGTAGGCTGAGGGGAAATAAACATGATGGCATGCACATGGTTATTTTTATGGAACGAATTAAAATGAGGAGCCCAAAGTTTGTAAGACCACATGAATATGTTTATAGAATCAATTAAAATGAGGAGCCCAGAGTTTGTAATACCTGTCATTCCAGAGTCACAAGACGAAGAACCCTCTCGCAATTCATGCAAACTCTCTTCCTCAAAGCGCTCACGGCCCTCAAGCAGCACTCCAATGTATCCATACACATTACTTTGGATCAACAGTTTGATGTGTTCTCTCTCATCCTCCGAGAAAGGAACATCCTTGTAAAGAATTTTTGCCTAATTTACCAATCAATAATATTAGAAGCCAAATTAAACAAAGATAATCTGAGAGGGAAAAAACTCAAGGTGCATAATAAGGCAAAATGGGAACTAGCAACTtaaattgctaaaaaaaaaaaatacaagcaaGCAAGAAAAGGGGGGGAATCAATTTGTAGAGCTgcccaaatataaatatttcctAATACAAAATGTGCCTTATAAGGAACAAAAGCAAGTAATGATACTTCCATTAACACTAAAATCAGCAACATGTGTGAAGTAGATAGGAGCCTCAATCAGAAAGCCAAAGgctgaataaaaaatataactagATGGAACAGACAACCCACAAAACAATTAGGTATCACTTTAGAAATTTGAGGTACCATAACAAACACCCACTGCCCCAGAAACACAAAATTTAACCAGTTCTTCACCTCTGTGGCACAACATCTttgtaatatataatttttcaatatctTTTAACATCCTACTACCTCATTCCTTCCAATCTATccagtaaatattttttaagatcaCAATAAAGGCAAGTCGGGTGCTGCTGAAGCGATTCTTCTTATCAGTCAGGTCAACAGTATAAATAAAGCATCATAAGCCTTTACAAAGAGAAAACTCTATGTAAGACAACATTACAGTAGaccacacaaatatctaagttatactaaaaaaaaaaaagaccaatAGCATCTAATTGCTCCCAGACAGAATACAAATGCAACAATGTATAATAATAAGTTAAAACCAGTTTCCTCAAAGAAGTAGGCATAGATACGCAACTATATGATGAGGAAATTACTGCATGTCCACAATACTTGGAACAAGAATACCAAGAAAACAGAAGTTAAGGAAATTTTCCACTTTACTACCGAACTAAAGAAGGATGGATCTCTATATCACTTCCTCAGAGCATGATGGAGGAGTAACTAATGTTTTTTGAAAGAGCAGACATTTCCTAATCTTAACTTAAATCAGGTTAATATAGGATGTTGTGAAACAGGATAATTGAAAGCAAAAAAGCTGGCCATCAGAGTGTTATACGTGTGGAGAGAGagcatataaattatatttagcTAAAACAGCAAAGAGCAAGGGCTCAAGGAGTCAGTTCTAACCAGAGAAAATCATTTTGGTTATGCCTCATGTGTTTTTTGCCctaattttattact
The Solanum stenotomum isolate F172 chromosome 12, ASM1918654v1, whole genome shotgun sequence DNA segment above includes these coding regions:
- the LOC125847752 gene encoding B3 domain-containing protein REM16-like isoform X1 produces the protein MATICERCKVLEKQKYWEEFDKQHKFFKIMINDFRRRLRIPQKFVTCFKNSHKLLGQKILTGPSGNTWLVEVVRTEEDDYVFCNGWEVFVKDHCLEDADMLVFKMDGFSAFDVMIFDASACEKETTFFVKKNRNPCKHPDEVTDEHTTEQQSSEDETSNDDDTDEEENIQEPTRGRKSSRGKQYQFQSLQSSKGKKMKKILVAKQDNRKRKCTPISSRKKNVEPEEKRPMFSNRRRVPEKEKMKVHQLASRHTSSVPSLLMTMQPTHVYMGQLKLPKEWAQKNMKKKSETITLRIPSSGRTWSASIRCRMEGLVIQSGWDDFAMDNDLEEFDICVFELAQGGKHDSKPVILDVYIYPVENEIMRPL
- the LOC125847752 gene encoding B3 domain-containing protein REM16-like isoform X2, yielding MATICERCKVLEKQKYWEEFDKQHKFFKIMINDFRRRLRIPQKFVTCFKNSHKLLGQKILTGPSGNTWLVEVVRTEEDDYVFCNGWEVFVKDHCLEDADMLVFKMDGFSAFDVMIFDASACEKETTFFVKKNRNPCKHPDEVTDEHTTEQQSSEDETSNDDDTDEEENIQEPTRGRKSSRGKQYQFQSLQSSKGKKMKKILVAKQDNRKRKCTPISSRKKNVEPEEKRPMFSNRRRVPEKEKMKVHQLASRHTSSVPSLLMTMQPTHVYMGQLEWAQKNMKKKSETITLRIPSSGRTWSASIRCRMEGLVIQSGWDDFAMDNDLEEFDICVFELAQGGKHDSKPVILDVYIYPVENEIMRPL